Part of the Novosphingobium sp. ZN18A2 genome, TGCGGCAAGAGCGCGACGATCTGCTGAAAGAGCAGGACGATCTGAACAAGCTGCTGGAAAGCCCCGCCCGACAGCGCACCCGGCTGAAGCGCGATCTGGCCGCGCTGCGCAAGGACTATGCCGAGGATACCGCGCTGGGCGCGCGCCGCACCACGATTGCAGAGGCGCAGCCCGCGGTGGAATTCAGCATGGACGCGATGATAGAGAGAGAGCCGGTGACGGTGATCCTTTCGCAGCGCGGCTGGATTCGCGCGGCCAAGGGGCACGTCGCGCTGGATGGCGAGTTCAAGTTCAAGGAAGGGGACGGCCCGGCTTTCGCGTTCCACGCGCAGACCACGGACAAGCTGCTGGTCGCCTGCGACAACGGGCGCTTCTATACGCTGGGGGCGGACAAGCTGCCCGGCGCGCGCGGTTTTGGCGAGCCGATCCGCACGATGGTGGATATCGATGCCGATGCGCACATCGTCGCGATCATGCCGCACAAGCCCAAGGCGCAATTGCTGCTGGCCAGTTCGGCCGGGCGCGGGTTCGCCGCAGAGGCCGACGAACTGCTGGCCGAAACGCGAAAAGGGCGCGCGGTCGTTACCACCAAGCCCGGCGTGAAACTGGCCGTGGTGCGTGAGATCGCGCCAGAGCACGATCACGTGGCTGTGGTGGGTGAAAACCGCAAGCTGGTGGTCTTCGCGTTGTCCGAACTGCCGGTGATGGCCAAGGGGCAGGGCGTGACGCTGCAACGCTATCGCGACGGCGGCATGTCCGACGTTACCACCTTCACACTGGCCGACGGGCTCAGCTGGAAGATGGGTGGCGAAACCGGGCGCACGCGGACAGAGCCGGAAATGCATATGTGGAAGGTTGCGCGCGGCGCGGCGGGGCGCTTGCCCCCCAACGGCTTTCCGCGCGATAACCGGTTCTGACAAAAAACGATCCCGGGGAGGAAATTTTGGAAAAACCGCGCTTTTCGCTGGAGGGCCGCGTCGCCCTGATCACCGGCGCATCGTCAGGCCTTGGCGCGCATTTCGCGCGGCTTTTCGCGGCGGCGGGTGCCAGCGTGGTGCTTGGCGCACGACGGGTTCAGCGGATCGAGGCGCTTGTGGCCGAGATCGAAGGCGCGGGCGGAAAGGCACTGGGCGTCGCGATGGACGTGACCGACGAAGCATCGGTTCTCGCCGCCTATGACGCGGCAGAGGCGCGCTTCGGCACGGTCGATACGATCGTCGCCAATGCAGGACTCGCCGCTGCGGGGCGTTCCATCCACCTGCCGCTGGACGATGTGCGCCGCCTGATCGATACCAACTTCACCGGCGTTTACCTGACCGCGCGCGAGGGCGGCAAGCGGATGATTGCCGCCGGCATGAAACAATCGGAGCGGGGGCGCGTGATCCTGATCGGTTCGATCACCTCGATGATGACCGGCCAAGGTGACAGCGCCTATGCCGCGACCAAGGCCGCCGTATCGCATCTTGGCCGCCAGTTCGCGCGCGAATGGGTGCGTCAGGGGATCAACGTGAACGTGATCCACCCCGGCTATATCCGCACCGAGATCGATGGCGAATGGTTCGACAGCGAAGGCGGCAAGGCGCAGGTCGCAAGCTGGCCGCGCCGCCGCTTTACGGAGATCACCGCGCTGGACGATCCGATGCTGTTCTTCGCCTCGGACGCGTCGCGGCAGGTGACGGGCACCGATATCGCGATCGACGACGGGCAGAGCCTGTAAACGAAAACGCCTCCGCCCCGGATAGACGCGGGACGGTCGGTCACGCCCCTTTCGCGAGGTCCGGCAGCGTATCGGGGGTCAGCACTTGCGGCAGCTTTTGCGGGACGCCCCCGCCTGCCGGATACCACAGGTAGAGCGGTACGCCTGCGGCGCCCTGGCTGGTCAGGAACCTCGTGATTTCCGGATCGCGCCGCGTCCAGTCGCCGCGCAGGGTTATGACGCCGGCGGACTTGAACGCATCGCGCGTTGCCTCGCGCTCTATCGCCAGCCCTTCGTTCACCTTGCACGAAAGGCACCAGTCGGCGGTGAAATAGACGAACACCGGCTTGCCCGATTGGCGCGCCCTGGCCAGTGCCGCTTCGCTGTAGGGCTGCGCGTTCAGCAGGCTGGCTTCGGCCGCCGCTCCGTTCGAGGCAAGCTGCGGCGCGGCAAAGGCGGCCAGCGCGCCCAATGCGACAATACCCGGCAGCACCCAGCGCGCCGATGGCGCCATGCGCTTCTGCGCGCGGCCCGATGCGGCCAGAACGATCACCAGCACCACGGAAAGTGCGATGGCGGCGGCTGCGAAGACCGCTCCGCCCAGGCGCCATGCCAGCCACGCCAGCGCCAGCGCGGTCAGCCCCATGGGGATCGCCATCAGGTGCCGGAAGCGGTCCATCCACGGGCCGGGTTTGGGCAGCATCCCGCGCAGCGCGGGCACGAAGCCGATCAGCAGGAACGGCAGGGCAAGGCCCAGGCCGAGCGCGGCGAACACGCCAAGCGCCATGAACCACGGCAGAACCAGCGCCGCACCCATCGCCGCGGCCATGAACGGGCCGGTACAGGGCGTGGCGACGAACGCGGCCAGAAGCCCCGTGCCGAACGCGCCCGATTTCAGTGCCCCGCGCTCGATCGAAAAGCCGGGAATCTCGTAAACTCCGGCAAAGTTCGCGGTGATCGCCACGGCCAGCAACAACAGCGCGGCAACCACGCCCGGTTCCTGCAACTGGAACGCCCAGCCCACCTGTTCGCCTGCCGCGCGAAGGGCCAGCATCACCCCGCCCAGCGCAAGGCTGGCGGCGATCACGCCGGCGGTATAGGCAAGCCCTTCCACGTGCGCGTCGTGCGCATTGCTGCGCGCAAGGTGCAGCGCTTTCAGGCTCAGGATCGGGAACACGCACGGCATCACGTTGAGTATGACGCCGCCGAGCAGCGCCAGCCCCAGGATCAGGGCAAACGACATCTGCGGGCCGGAGGCTGGCTTGCCTGTTTCGACGGGCGTCCCGCCGGTTGGGACCGGACCCGGTTTTGCGACGAGTGAGATTCCCCCGGCATCCCCACCGATGGCCAGCACGCCGCTGATCGTTTTCGGGTCGGGCAGTCCGATGCTTTTCGCGCGCTTCATCGCCACGACCACGGTATTGCCGTTTCGCGTGACGGCTTGCGGCGCGCCATAGTCTATCACGCCGTCCTCGGCGATGAAGAAGTGCGGGTTGGCGATCCGTGCCGTTTTGGGAAACGGAATGGCAATGCGCAGGGTATCGGGCGCAAGCGCGAACGTGCCGTCCTGGTCCAGCGGGGCGGGAAGCGCCGCAAGCCACGCGGAAAAGCGCGGGTCGGGCGTTGCGGTTTCACCCGGCTTCGCAACCTTGACCGCGCCGGACAGCTCCGCCTTTTCGGGCACGCAGATTTCGTGCGTACAGGCCAGCCACTGGGCCTTTACCGAGATCGGCAGCGTCGCGCCGGGGGCCGCGTCTTGCGGCAGCTTGAGGGGGACGAGAACCGCGTATTCGTGCTCGTAAACATGGTTCATCAGGCCGGAAAGCAGCAAGGTTTGCGGCACCGGGTATTGGGGCTGGCCGGCGCTGGCGCCAGCGGGAAGCGACCAGTCGAGCGTCATGCCGTATCCCGCATCGCCAGGGTTCAGCCAATAGCCGTGCCAGCCCTTTTCCGGCACCATCTCTATCGCCATCGTCACCGTATCGCCGGGGTGGGAGGGCGCTTCCGCGACCAGCCTTGCCTGGATATGGTTGGCCATCGCCGCGTGCGGCAGGGCAAGCGCGGCAAGCAGCAGCGCGATCAGGCGGGCAAGCGTTCTAAAGGGCTGGAAAGGCATCGGTATATGACAGTTCCGGGTCGGCTAATCCCCCTTGCGCGGGCCGCCTGGGGGCGGCAACAGGGGCCGCGTCCTGTTCCTAGGATTGCGGTCGGCCCAAGTCCAGCCTGTCTAATGGCGGCCGGTCTGCCCGATGAAGTCCTGCGTGCCCAACGGAGTTGCCCTTCCATGATCCTTCGTCGTCACACGGTCCGTCTGCTTGCCGGTGCTCTTGCCGCCGCCATGCTTGTGCCCGCCGCGCCTGCCCTAGCCAAGCCGCAGCAGGCCGCAACCGCGCCCGCGCTGCAGGTTGCGCCCGATGCGCCCAGGCTGGTCGTCGCGATCTCGGTCGATCAGTTTTCCGCCGCGCTTTTCGCGGAATATCGCAACCACTTCAGCCACGGCTTCGCGCGTTTGCTGGCGGGCGCGGTCTATCCCTCCGGTTTCCAGAGCCATGCGGCGACCGAAACCTGCCCCGGTCACTCCACGATCATGACCGGCGACCATCCCAACCGCACCGGCATCATCGCCAACCACTGGATCGACCAGAACGCGGCGCGCGCCAACAAGTCCATCTATTGCGCGGAGGACGAGACGAAGACCGCCGCAACGCCCGGTGACTATGTCGCGTCGGTCGGCCACCTTCGCGTGCCCACGCTGGGCGACCGGCTGAAGATGGCCAGCCCGCAAAGCCGCAACGTCGCGGTTTCGGGCAAGGACCGCGCCGCCTTGATGATGGGCGGACACGATACGGACCAGGTCTGGTGGTGGAAGGACGGCGCTTTCGTGACGCTGGACGGCAAGCCCGCCGACCGCGCGGCCGGCATCGAAAACGCCTGGCTGGCAAAGGCGCTGGCCGCGCCGTCTCCGGCGTTCGATCTGCCGACGTGGTGCGCAACGCGCGATCATCCGGTCAAGGCGGGCGACGTTACCGTGGGCACCGGCCGGTTCGCCATCGCCGCGGGCGACACCAGGGGTTTCCGCACTTCTCCGCGGCTGGACGCGGCAACGCTGGACCTTGCCGAAAAGCTGGTGGCCGAAATGCAGCTGGGCAAGGGACCGGCACCGGACGTGCTGTCCGTCAGCCTGTCCGCCAACGACTATATCGGCCACGCCTATGGCACCGAGGGCGCGGAAATGTGCATCCAGGCCAACGCGCTGGACGTGGAACTGGGCAAGTTCTTCGATTTCCTCGATGCGCAGGGCATCGATTACGTCGTGGTGCTGACCGCGGATCACGGCGGCTTCGACTTGCCCGAACGGCAGGAACAGCAGGGCATGCCGATGGTGCGCCGCGCGGACAAGTCCACCTCTGCCGCGGTGATTGGCCGGCAGGTGGCCCGGAAGCTGGGCATCGCCATCGATGGTCCGCTGATCCTGGGCGAGGGTGAGGCCGGCGACTATTACGTGAACAAGGCGCTGCCGGCGGACCGGAAGGCGCAGGTTGTCTCCGCCGCCACGGCAATGCTGGAAAAGAACCCCGAAGTCGCGGCCGTCTTCACGGCGGACGAACTGGCCGATACCCCGGCGCCAACCGGCTCGCCCGAGACGTGGAGCCTGCGCGAACGCGCGCGAGAGAGCTTCTATGAACCGCACTCGGGCGATTTCCTGGTGCTGCTCAAGCGCAATATCGTGCCGATCCCAGATCCCAAGCCGGGCTATGTCGCCACGCACGGCAGCCCGTGGGACCACGACCGGCGCGTGCCGATCCTGTTCTGGCGCAAGGGGATGGCCGGGTTCGAACAGCCCAACCCCGTCGAAACGGTGGACATCGCGCCAACGCTTGCGGCACTGATCGGTCTGGACGTAAAGCCGGGGGACATGGACGGGCGGTGCCTCGACCTTGACGAAGGACCGGGCGATACCTGCCCGGCGCAATGATGCTGGAGTGGTGAATGACAGAGGGCGACCGGCGTGACGTGGTGATCCTTGGCGGCGGGCTCGTCGGCATGACGCTGGCGATCGGGCTCGCCCGGGCCGGGATCACGTCGCACGTGGTCGACGCGTCGGACCCTGCTGCGCAGACGGCGGCGGGTTTCGACGGCCGCGCCTCCGCCATCTCGACCGCAAGCTGGAATCTTTATACCAACCTCGGCATGGCGGACGAGCTGGCGAACAAGGGCTGCCCGATCGAAGCCATCGCGGTGACGGACGGGCTGAAACCCGGCCGGATCGATTTCCGCCCGACGCAAGAGGAAGGCTCGCTGGGCCGGATGTTCGCCAATCGCGACCTGCGCGTGGCGATGTATGCCGCCGCCGCGCGCGAAACGGCGATTGCCTTTCACACCAATGCCCGCGTTGTCAGCCGTGAGCGGGGCGAACACGGCGTGTGCGTGACCCTTTCGGATGGCAGCAAGCTGGCGGGCAGCCTGCTGGTGGGCGCCGAAGGGCGCGGTTCCCCCACGCGCGAAGAGGCCGGGCTGGCACCGGCGCGCTGGTCCTACGGCCACCGCGCGCTGATTACCGGGCTGGCACATGAAAAGCCGCACGAAGGCGTTGCATGGGAAATCTTCTATCCCGCCGGGCCATTCGCGCTTTTGCCCCTGCTGGATGGCGACCCCTCCGCCAAAGGGTTCACGCACCGCTCCGCGCTGGTGTGGACCGTGGCGGAAAGCGATGCGGCGGGCGTTCTCGCGCTGTCAGATCGCGCGTTCACGGCGGAAGTGGAAAAGCGCATGGGCGGCATCTTCGGCGCGGTAGAGGTCGTCTCGAAGCCGATGTCCTTCCCGCTCAACTTCCACCATACCGCGCGCATCGTCAGCGATCGGCTGGCGCTGGTCGGCGATGCCGCGCACGGGATGCACCCGATCGCCGGGCAGGGCCTGAACGTGGGCCTGCGAGACGTGGCTGCGCTGGTGGAAGTGCTGACCGACGGGATGCGGCTGGGGCTGGAACCGGGCGATGCGCAATTGCTGGCACGCTATGAACGCTGGCGCGCGGCGGACACG contains:
- a CDS encoding SDR family NAD(P)-dependent oxidoreductase, whose amino-acid sequence is MEKPRFSLEGRVALITGASSGLGAHFARLFAAAGASVVLGARRVQRIEALVAEIEGAGGKALGVAMDVTDEASVLAAYDAAEARFGTVDTIVANAGLAAAGRSIHLPLDDVRRLIDTNFTGVYLTAREGGKRMIAAGMKQSERGRVILIGSITSMMTGQGDSAYAATKAAVSHLGRQFAREWVRQGINVNVIHPGYIRTEIDGEWFDSEGGKAQVASWPRRRFTEITALDDPMLFFASDASRQVTGTDIAIDDGQSL
- a CDS encoding thioredoxin family protein, which codes for MPFQPFRTLARLIALLLAALALPHAAMANHIQARLVAEAPSHPGDTVTMAIEMVPEKGWHGYWLNPGDAGYGMTLDWSLPAGASAGQPQYPVPQTLLLSGLMNHVYEHEYAVLVPLKLPQDAAPGATLPISVKAQWLACTHEICVPEKAELSGAVKVAKPGETATPDPRFSAWLAALPAPLDQDGTFALAPDTLRIAIPFPKTARIANPHFFIAEDGVIDYGAPQAVTRNGNTVVVAMKRAKSIGLPDPKTISGVLAIGGDAGGISLVAKPGPVPTGGTPVETGKPASGPQMSFALILGLALLGGVILNVMPCVFPILSLKALHLARSNAHDAHVEGLAYTAGVIAASLALGGVMLALRAAGEQVGWAFQLQEPGVVAALLLLAVAITANFAGVYEIPGFSIERGALKSGAFGTGLLAAFVATPCTGPFMAAAMGAALVLPWFMALGVFAALGLGLALPFLLIGFVPALRGMLPKPGPWMDRFRHLMAIPMGLTALALAWLAWRLGGAVFAAAAIALSVVLVIVLAASGRAQKRMAPSARWVLPGIVALGALAAFAAPQLASNGAAAEASLLNAQPYSEAALARARQSGKPVFVYFTADWCLSCKVNEGLAIEREATRDAFKSAGVITLRGDWTRRDPEITRFLTSQGAAGVPLYLWYPAGGGVPQKLPQVLTPDTLPDLAKGA
- a CDS encoding alkaline phosphatase family protein; amino-acid sequence: MILRRHTVRLLAGALAAAMLVPAAPALAKPQQAATAPALQVAPDAPRLVVAISVDQFSAALFAEYRNHFSHGFARLLAGAVYPSGFQSHAATETCPGHSTIMTGDHPNRTGIIANHWIDQNAARANKSIYCAEDETKTAATPGDYVASVGHLRVPTLGDRLKMASPQSRNVAVSGKDRAALMMGGHDTDQVWWWKDGAFVTLDGKPADRAAGIENAWLAKALAAPSPAFDLPTWCATRDHPVKAGDVTVGTGRFAIAAGDTRGFRTSPRLDAATLDLAEKLVAEMQLGKGPAPDVLSVSLSANDYIGHAYGTEGAEMCIQANALDVELGKFFDFLDAQGIDYVVVLTADHGGFDLPERQEQQGMPMVRRADKSTSAAVIGRQVARKLGIAIDGPLILGEGEAGDYYVNKALPADRKAQVVSAATAMLEKNPEVAAVFTADELADTPAPTGSPETWSLRERARESFYEPHSGDFLVLLKRNIVPIPDPKPGYVATHGSPWDHDRRVPILFWRKGMAGFEQPNPVETVDIAPTLAALIGLDVKPGDMDGRCLDLDEGPGDTCPAQ
- a CDS encoding UbiH/UbiF/VisC/COQ6 family ubiquinone biosynthesis hydroxylase, with protein sequence MTEGDRRDVVILGGGLVGMTLAIGLARAGITSHVVDASDPAAQTAAGFDGRASAISTASWNLYTNLGMADELANKGCPIEAIAVTDGLKPGRIDFRPTQEEGSLGRMFANRDLRVAMYAAAARETAIAFHTNARVVSRERGEHGVCVTLSDGSKLAGSLLVGAEGRGSPTREEAGLAPARWSYGHRALITGLAHEKPHEGVAWEIFYPAGPFALLPLLDGDPSAKGFTHRSALVWTVAESDAAGVLALSDRAFTAEVEKRMGGIFGAVEVVSKPMSFPLNFHHTARIVSDRLALVGDAAHGMHPIAGQGLNVGLRDVAALVEVLTDGMRLGLEPGDAQLLARYERWRAADTLMVSAATDVLTRLFGVPGRLPSAVRRFGMAGVQRFAPLKRWFMDEARGMSGDLPELLRG